From Anopheles funestus chromosome 3RL, idAnoFuneDA-416_04, whole genome shotgun sequence, a single genomic window includes:
- the LOC125771075 gene encoding uncharacterized protein LOC125771075 isoform X3, with amino-acid sequence MSSKRDRKSGYIYKLCKRLETQIDQEYDAEQQQTTIKLESDSDNEQNIVFSTTTSDALLTSLKMTCSDSEESSNELPGLTEMPSVFEMQSASSTKESTIATVMNMFTSLSKQIATIHKKTDNVQREVTTISERLGRVEKKMGISLATMELVKDVIVNGEETPQRTHETTECFDFSIITNEEEFTAFDTKLGTDKEYYSKVKTDLSMQIHANEPNNRLFEAMDIIFARTFMVECSWTGHGAAGPKIAFGKRTNILKLFADIASNKFRTISQTFVQEFFMKKLRHAKERLNSKGVRKAVCRKRISKMPIATHAEKKAK; translated from the exons ATGTCTTCTAAACGAGACAGAAAATCGGGCTATATATATAAGCTTTGTAAGAGATTGGAAACCCAAATTGACCAGGAATATGATGccgaacagcaacaaacaacaattaaaCTTGAAT CCGATTCGGACAATGAACAGAACATTGTTTTCTCCACAACAACCAGTGATGCACTTCTTACCAGTTTGAAGATGACATGCTCCGACAGCGAGGAATCGTCCAACGAACTTCCGGGACTAACCGAAATGCCAAGTGTGTTTGAAATGCAGAGTGCGAGCTCAACGAAAGAATCCACCATCGCTACAGTGATGAATATGTTTACATCGCTCTCAAAACAAATCGCAaccattcacaaaaaaaccgataACGTCCAAAGGGAAGTAACGACCATTTCAGAACGCTTGGGACgagttgagaaaaaaatgggcATTTCGTTAGCAACGATGGAACTAGTGAAAGATGTTATTGTGAATGGTGAAGAGACTCCGCAACGAACGCATGAAACTACGGAATGTTTCGATTTCAGCATAATAACCAACGAAGAGGAATTCACAGCGTTTGATACCAAGCTTGGCACAGATAAGGAATATTATTCAAAAGTTAAAACCGATCTTTCGATGCAAATCCATGCAAACGAACCAAATAACCGGTTATTCGAAGCGATGGATATTATTTTCGCACGTACATTTATGGTAGAGTGTAGTTGGACTGGCCATGGTGCAGCAGGaccaaaaattgcttttgGAAAACGAACGAACATATTGAAACTGTTTGCAGATATCGCTAGCAATAAGTTTAGAACCATTAGCCAAACCTTCGTACAAgagttttttatgaaaaagttgcGCCATGCGAAGGAAAGACTAAACTCGAAAGGTGTTCGAAAAGCGGTTTGTCGTAAGCGGATATCGAAGATGCCCATAGCCACGCACGccgagaaaaaagcaaaataa